The region tctctctgtgtgtgtgctcatatatatttatatttttctatgaaTGTGTGTATTATGTAACTTCCTCTTTGCTTTGTCTCATGCGCTCGCAGCACTTTGCTGCCCTGTGCGGAGTCAGAGGTCACTGCAGACTGAAGCTTGCTTTAATCATCTCTGTGAATTCAAGCCTCTCCTCCATCTTTATATTCAGCCTCCATCATGTCTCCAGCTGATCCTCACTGTCacgtttttatttctgacagttttaataGTTTGAATCAGTCTGTGTGTACAAGCATGTAATTACTCGCTGAAATTTCCTCCGTCACGCAGGGCAGAAGATACCCGTCGGATGAAATGCATTAATGtggataaaaataacaaaattatggCCCACTGTTGCAGGCATCGTTTGTGATGCAGCAGCCGCTCGGACCGCGTCTCATTTTAGTCATGGATGCTTTCCAACCGTCGCTCAGCTCTCAGTGAAATGAGACGTCGCTCATCCTGACAGCCGCAGATGTGGATTTCTGAGAGCATGTAAAAGTTTTATAATCTCTTTCACAAGTTTTGGAGGACGAGGCTTAAAGTTCAGGCTCAGATCTTACTGTGGCACCAAGACGAGGCTTTCGGGGTCAGAAAAGTCAATCAGAAAACACAGCTTTGGAAAAGTGTAAATAAGGgataaacttttcaaaatgagaTCCACTTTTAATCAAACTGCTGCCACAACTGTGCATGCAGGATTtagtataaataaaaaacagttagTGAAAAATAGAAGATATTAATAATGTAACTGCTGTGGGAAGatcagaaaagtttttatttttatctcaaatactttattgacatttcttattttttctttttcctaatATTAAGATATTATCTATGAGactgttaaattttaatttaaaaagatggGGCCTAAAATAATTCCCTGTGGAACTACTGCTTCAATTATTTTCACTTAATACATAAAATCTGTCTTTAATGATGTTGAAACTAATATTCCAACAGGAGATGCTGACATTTTTAACCAGAAATGTTCATTACATTATCCGGTTgtttaaactttgtttaaaaatttttaaattgaaagttTTATTGCAGAAATGTGGTTCAAAATTCACCTATTCtgtaatctttttgtttttgtggaacaaaactagaaattatttgcagaaaatttgatattttttatatatgtgtatatatatatataacatttgaAATCAGACACATTTAGTCCTGATAGTTGCTTACATAAATATAGAGAAAAGTGAGGATATTTTACCCTAAATGCTTCAGTTTAATGAACATAAAGTGTGAAAGCACTGCATAGTTTTATAAAGtacgtttttgttttgctgtataTCGAtctgaaaatgaacagaacCTTGAATGAAGTttattataataacaataaagtaaataattggttcatttttatttaattatttcactgcTTCAGCTTTATTCATCGCTAAATAACTTTAACCTGAATGAAAAATAGGTGCAAATTGTTTAGAGTTTTCTCCTACATGAATTTGCTTTGTGAAtctgttaaaaaatttaatcaaagagAGGGAACGTATCGCAGGGCTGAATTTGCTGCATCATTTAGCATTTTGGTCAGATTTTCCCCAAGATGGTTTTATGTAAGTAACTACGCTATTTGGTTTATAAGATAGTAAAAGGTATTTTCTTTCCCATATTGAATCGTCTGTTGAGCAGCCATCAAAAACCATTTCCAACATGCAAACATCTCAACACTGCCACAAACCTTTGGCTCGATCGTCAAGCTAAAGTTGGAGCAAATTTACAGAGAACTCAGAAAAATGAACTAATGGGAGAGAACAGTttagataaaaatctaaaactgtttAAGTAAAAATGATCCAGAGGATTTTTGTCTCTCAGATGATCAGAAATCTGAgatataaatcagattttctgtgttttctccgTCACTGAGCCTTTCTGGGTTGATTTTTATTCAGCTGCCAACAACAGACGGCTGCTACTAATTTGAATCAGCACCGGAATACACGGCAGCCGGACCTCTGCCAGAACTCCTGCTGACTGGACAGGTCCTCCTGGAAAGTCCAGTTAGATCTGGCTAATTGATAGATCCAGCAGCACACAGTCATTTCATTTTAGATCTCATTGCTTTATACGTGGGGAACTTTGTCTTACATTTAAACCTGTTGGAgcctgaaataaatgaaaaggttCCACATTATGGTGAAGTTTATGAAGAAATTCTGCTGCAactaaagcaaataaattaatgacTGAAAACTCAAATAATTCGAATAAACATCCATTTTAAAACTATGATgatgattttagaaaaaatatatttgcaacaTTCTTCAAACAATCGATTTTTTAGtcagaaagactttttttaaaatggttatATGAAGATTTAcagcttaaaacattttaaaaagaaaactcgGATAAATGTACTTTAGATTTTTAGGTAACAGTGATTTGTTGGAGAGAATAAGTTACAATCTACactgatgcattaaaaatatctgcatCTCATCATTAAATACCTGTTTTTCGTCATAAGTGACAAAATTGAAACTGGAACCCCACAGGGAACCATTTTAGGCCCtctgccattttttattttttttttattttaatgattctactgatgttttgtaaacatttatcaagaaaaattaaacatttaatgaaaaattgttcacttattttatgtaaaatatttttattgtcgTTATTTAgtagaaatccatccatccatccatccatccattttcttacacccttcttccctaatggggtcgggagggttgctggtgcctatctccagctgcgttccgggcgagaggcggggtacaccctggacaggtcgccagtctgtcgcagtattTAGTAGAAATCAATCGAGTGGATCAGTTAAAGAATTGAATATTTGCAAACTACACTCTTGCATTGAAAATATCTGCATCTCTGATTAAAATACTTGGTGTTTTGTTGTGACAAAATTGAAACTGGAACTCCACTGGGAACCATTTAGGCCCCCTAACCTTTTCTAGCTTGTATTTTAATGAGGAATTAGAGTTCAGTTTGACATTAAAGGGATTCTTCTGTCATTTTGTTGTCAAAAGATTCAGTtttgaaacatctaaaacaccCTAATTTTATGGGCATTGTAGGTTTGCATACATAACCAGGCAAAACTTTGTCTACTGTTAGGCTTAAACTGAGAGACAGGGATGTTTAATGGTCCTAGGAGTGTGTGAAGCAGCCAACATTTGGGACGATAACGAgacaaaatttgaatatttacttACAAACGGCTAAAAATGGATGTTCAGCAATAAGTTACAAGGTTTGGAGTCTAACTCTGTGATTTCACTTGAAAGATGGCGGCTAATATTGAAGCTACATGGATCTGCAGGACAGGTTTTCatcctgcagcttcctgttcaGCCGTGAAGCTCAAAGGCTGTTTTCTTTATGCAAAAAGCAGCTCATACAGCTGGAAGTGGATGACTTGATGAGTAAACGGGAACGTTATATAATCCAACCGGATACAGGCAGCGCGGGGACCTGGATTGCTCCCAGAAACTCACAGAAGTGTCCCTGAAAGGTTCAGATGGAGGTGGAGGCAGCTGATGGATGATGGCAGAAAGATGAAAGCTGCCGAGACCactaaagacaaattaaactgcAGGTTGACATCTTTAGACAGATGAACAGCCTGACAGGGAGATTTTActcattttgtcaaatgaatATTCACCacatacagtcatattcaatataACAGATTCAATATAACAGAATATACGTTTCAATGAGGCCGGTTTGTCGGAATAAAcattctttttgaaaataatctttgaTCCGGTATTAAGTCCACATTTCAGgacttaaatgttttcagcagaaaatcatcatagttaacagaaataaaggcttgaaagtATCAGTTTatgatgtttcactttgtgaatattctgatttattgaatatgaccaAACTTCAGTTCATTGCCTTGGTTGTAACCTGTAATTTGGTTCTGATGCTTATTAAACCTTCTGCGAACCTTTATAAAaccttcatgttttccttttacgTTCCAGGAAAGCAACATGCTAGTTTTCTGGGAGTAACCAGTAAATCCATGGATTTAAAGTATTCTGTATGTTTCATAAATTCCCCTGACGGATTCAGCAAAGTATTCAGTACCTTCTGCGAAGGTAACATATAAATCCTGGAAAGCACTTCCTTAAGGCAACCTGAAAGTTATGAGAAAGCAGTCTTTACATTCTCctggaaaactaaaaaattCTGGGAAAGGAACCTGACCGTTCCTCAAGGCAACTTGTAAGTTCTGGGAAAGCAATCTTAAAGTTCCCAGAGAGCAACCTATCCATTCCACAAGGCAACCTGAACGTTTTCAGAAAACTACCTGTCTGTTTCACAAAGCAACCTGGAAGTTCTCTAACCTTAACCCTTGGTTTGGAAAAGAAACCTGTCTGTTCCTCTTGGCAACATGAAAGTTTTGGGAAAGTAACCAGTTTCTCAAGGCAACCAGAAAGTTCCCAGAAAGCAACTTGTTCATTTCTCAAGGCAACCTGCAAGGTCTGGAAAGGAAACTTGCCTGTTTCTCAAGGCAATATATAAATTCCTAGAAAGCAACCTGTCAGTTTCTCAAGGCAACCTGTAAGTTCGACTCATATTTTGGTTCAGATTCATGATCAATGAAAGTTGAATGTTGCTGCAGACGTTCCCCGTATCTTTACAGCACGGTTGATTCTGTCGCTTTGGCCTTGTGACTGTAATGTTGAACAGTAAAAGATCTCGCCCGGATCGAATTTCATTGAAACAATCCAAGCCGGATTGGAACCAAAGATCTGATTCCATCGCCACTTTTTCCTTCAAgaacaattttaagaaaatctcCTCTCTAAATGAGAGAACTTCCTTCCTGACAGCAGCTTGCTTCGCTAAATGCTCTATAAATATCCAAagtgttttcaggttttaagaCGCTTCTGTCTCAGCCCGGAGCACTTCGGGGTCTCTGAGGACAAAAGTGCAGGAAGCTCCCATCTGCTGCAGGGAAAACGCTGACAGCTGACGGCTTGACGCGCCTGCAGACTCCATCTGTCCTCTGCAGATTCTGACCAAAGAAACGGAAAAACAAACCCACTTCCCACCGGCCGAAGTTTGTCTTGTTCCTACAGTTATCAACTTATAGATTTGGTTTTGATGTCAAGATGTAGCAGTGATACTTTTCTGGTGCTGGTTAACAAATTTTagtaatttgatttattaagaTTTTCATCCAGTCTGAGTTTGTGTCTTTGATGTGGCCGCCATCTTGCTCAGGGATTCATAGTGAGTTAAAAGGAGTATTACAACAAACTCACCATGAGATTATCTGAAAGATTTTGGAGGAGTCTTGACCCACCCTGCTTTGCAGCAAATCTGTGtttgggctttgactagactactccaacaaataaattttattagaCTTTTTGAGAGATAAACTTTCTGCCAGAGAGCGGAATACATTATTTGGGGATTTATTGCAAGTTGTTGaggtcctgaagcagcaaagcagcccCGGACCatcatactgccaccaccatgtttgactgctGCTACAGTTGCCCCTGcctgtttgctgttttgtatTTGCGGATTTTTCTGTGGACTGTAACTccaaattctttgaaaaaaagctgaaattgatAGGAACAATGCTATCTGACATGATATTAGTTGGCTTTgccaaagcagccaatccaggattgccatttattttcctctgagctgattggctgtaaaCTCAAGAGGCAGACCAGAGATGTTAGCTTAAAATGTAGCAATATTTCACCATCTTTCCATTTATATGTTGACTTTCTTTGGATTTATGTCAactgaaatttaattaaaatcagtgttgaatatatttttccgttatgaaacaaaatcataattttaaaactaatataTATGGTGTCAATTTTTTTCACACCATGCGTTAagtagtggaagaaaaaggataaatgttaaaaaaaaacgcTTAAATGCATGAAATTAACTCAGTACAgaatttaaaacatgcaaaatttaTGCAATGTTCTtccaaagaagcaaaaaaatggatttaaatgagCAAACCTGTCGGTatgaaacaaatattaacaaatagaTTTTACCTATGTTtgtattcttttaaaattaaactacaGCCTATTTAAAGTGTCCAATTCAGGTACAGGAGTGtctgaaggaaacaaaataaaaggcagtttttttcatatatttagaTGGAGAATTaggagtttttgtttgttttatccgAAACTGTTAAACCATTTCATGGGATTTGTCCCTCGGTTATAAGATTTCTAAGTATGAATTAAACTATTCACATCATGACCCGCAGATTTGCtgaaaactgttgtttttatttggtcgTAATGAAATGTGGTTTCAATCAGACTTCTCTGTGAAAGTGAGTCCAAGTGAGTCGCAGAAGAAGAATGTAGACGTCACACAGCAACACACTGTTTATGAATAACGGTCGCCGCCATTTTAAAGTGATTCAGCAGTGGGAGCCGACAGTATTGTGACAAGATcgttagacaaaaaaaactgtttacgTTTgggtcagatttgtttttaaatgaaagggTTTGAACTGAGTCGTTAAGACTGTCATAAAAAAGTGGgataaatctgcaaaaaaatcactttcttGCTGTGTGAACagaatcacaaaacaaaatgccaataaataaagctttatctatttaaaatactgtttttaaatctcatttaaCACATCATGAGTATCACTTAACACtataatttgtattttcatttcttttgagGATCTCATGACCCCACATTTATTACATACGTCCCAAAGTGAGGCCTCTACCCCCACTTTGGGAACCTCTGAGCTAAAAGAGATGaacatttacttcagttttcttcctctaCTTATCCCCTAATTAACTCTAACCAGCTTTCCTGTCACTGATCATCCCACATCATAATGCTTCCAACACCGTGCTGCACCACAGTAAGGATGGAGCGTCTAACTGGAGTTCTTTCTTCACATTTACTGTTTGCTAAATGAAGATTTATATTTAGTAAACAACTAAAACCTCTGTTAATAAtccattgtgtttttaaaagtttaaaaacttttaactaCTTTGATTgaagttgtttaattttaatgtgaGGTATTTGAGTAAATGGAACCActgtttaagaaaaatctggttattttaacttaaattgtaagaattaaatgttattaatattaacTATTAAATGATTTGTTATGTATTTAGTTTAagtaaatcaaaagaaaatagGTTTTTCCATAAATACAGAGCAAACATCCTCACGTTTTTGTTTAGAGCACcaacaatgttcattttgaGCGTGAATAAGAAGATTTCTGTTCACTAACCTGGTTTCAGGATTGATTCCTCCACATCCTTTCTGCTCTGTCGTCTCTTCTTggttcctgttttttgttttctgtccattATTTCCCCCCTCGCAAATAAAAAGTTCTTTAATTTAAACGAATTGGACACAAACGACAAGGCTGAGGTCCACTctcagttagaaaaaaaatatttcagctcttCCATAAAACCTGAGTGTCTGCATCTCAAAAATAGACTTTTATCCttccaaaaaaagagaagaaattaaCACCAAATCCAAAAATTTCCAGCTTGATGTGGGGAATATGTACACATCTGCTTGATGTAAACATCATGACTAAGTGTAGGaagtaataaagtatttttcccctctctcttccTACATTATGTACAGAGAGTGTGGTTAATCCACCGCCATGTCCAGTAATTATCCCGAGTCCTGATTGTCCCTGATTATCCTCTTCTGAGGCCTGATGTCCCATTTCCCACTAATTCATCTTGCAGCCTGCAGAGttcatgttttcctgcaggtttAAAGGGCCTCTCTGCTGCATGCACGCACTGATGGATGTGGGAGGAAAGTTTTAATCAGAACCGAGTTCATGGGTCAGAAGGAGCCCGACCCGGCGGGGCTACAGGTCCGTCTCCCGCGTGTCAAGACAAAACGCGTAAAGGGATTTCTTGAAGTCCATGCTGCTGTTGGCTTTAATGTTCGCCTTCTCCACCGAAGCGCCGTCGGACTCGTTCTTCTCCACATCCTGAGACTTCACCGACGTCCTGCTGCCTTTGCGCTTCACCTCTGGGCTCTCCGCCCCCCCGCTGTGGTCGTCCTTCAGGCTGCCCACTGTCGTCATGGTGACCACTGCCCACCAGAAGGCGTCCGGGATGCTGGAAAAATGGGACTCCGGTTCGTCGGCCTCCGCAAAGTACACGGCGCTGGAGAAGAGGATGACCCcgatgaagaggaagaagatgagcAGACCCAGCTCCCGCATGCTGGCCTTGAGGGTTTGACCCAGGATCTGCAGCCCCTTGGAGTGCCGCGAGAGCTTGAAGATCCGGAAGACCCGGACCAGGCGGATGACCCTCAGGATGGCCAGCGACATGGCCTGCTGGCCGTTCTGGTGTTCCTGGCCCTGCTGCTCCGCCAGCTCCGTGCCCACCGTGATAAAGTAAGGCATGATGGACATAATGTCGATGATGTTCATGATGGTCTTGGAGAACTCGGACTTGCTCGGGCAGGCGAAGAAGCGCACGATCAGCTCGAAGGTGAACCAGATGACGCAGGTGGTCTCGATGATGAAGAAGGGGTCGGTGAAGGTGACGGATGGCCGAGGCACGGTGCTGTTGTCCAGCCGGCTGCTGACCGCCAGCTCCCGCTCGTCCCGGAACTCCGGCAGCGTCTCCAGGCAGAAGGTGATGATGGAGATGGTGATAACGATCACGGAAACGATGGCGATGCCCCGCGCCGGGCTGGAGCTCTCCGGGTACTCGAAGATGAGCCAAACCTGCTTTTGGAACTCGTTCTGCGGCAGcggcttctcctcctccttgaTGAACCCTTCATCCTCTCGGAACCGCTCCATGGCCTCTTCTCCCAGCTGGTAGAACCGGATCTCATCCGCGAACACATCGATCGAGACGTTCACGGGTCTACGGATCTTCCCACCGGACTGGTAGAAGTAGAGGATCCCGTCGAAGCTGGGTCTGTTACGGTCGAAGAAGTACTCGTTCCGGAGAGGGTCGAAGTACTTGATTCTCTTGGCCGGGTCTCCCAGTAAAGTGTCCGGGAACTGGTTGAGGGTACCCAGCTGGGTTTCATACCGAAGTCCGGCGATGTTGATGAGGACCCTCTCGTTGCTCTCGGTGTCCATGTCCATGTCCAGCATGTCCTCGTCGAACAGGTGGGGACTGTGGTCCGCGCGTAAAAGCGCATCCATGGCGTTCtcgctgcagctcagagtgtTATTCATGTCGTTGATCTTCCAGGGgctgcgctgctgctgctgctggtggtgctgctgctgctggggacTCCCCCGGGTGTTCAGCTCCTTACCGAACTCCTCTCCCAGTCCACTTTGAACAAACCCCGGCTGAGGGACCTCCAGTGCGTTCCGGCAGCTCTCTTCGGCATTGCCGCCGCCTcctccgccgccgccgctcCCCTTAGCGCCGCCGTTCTCAAAACTCACCAAGGCTATCTCCATTCCGCCGCCATCAACGGTTAACGGGGGAAAAACAGCGGGGACTTGTTGAGCGGCGGGGCGGACATCCTCCTGGTGAGCCGGTGATGGAGACGGAGCTGCGCTCTGAATCACAGCCGCGGCTCCGCTACGCAGGCAGGCATGTGTTGCTGCTGCCGCTCCAAGAAGCGCAGAAGAAAGTCAACTCTAAAcccagaggaggaagaagaccCGGATGAGACAGTTGGCTGGATAAATGTTCCTGGGCGGTTTAAGCTCTCAGCCGCCTCTGaaaatttctctctctctctctctctctctctctctctctgttgcgCGCAATGACGGTTTTCATGATTTAAGAGTATCTTCCTCCCTTCTTGCAGAATTCATCGCACATCTTATTTCTTGGAAATGAACCAATTTTGAAGTCAAACTGACTGATAATCAGATTAATAAAGAACATTTACTGAACAGCTCATCGGAAGATTTTTATAGTTTGTTCACATTTAGGGGCTTTACAACCacaagtcagttttttttttttgaaagtatGTATATACAGAATAGGATTAGGGCCACCAGtcataataacaacaacaataataataataataataataataataataataaaattcttattttaagctcagaattttgacatttttactttaatctcagaatgctctctttttctttcttctcataTTATGACCATTCTGCTGACGTCTTGACTTATGGTGTTATTACAACTGTTTGCTAccattttatgactttattctcgtaatgtttaaactttattgtaatgttttgacattttgttgtaTGACTTTATTGTCTGACTGCATTCTGATATTTTAACCTTTTCCTCACATAACTTTATCCTCATAATAGCgagttttttgtcatttcactttattctaagattattatgactttactgGTATTATTCCAACTTTTTCTCATAATATTTCGACTTACCTAATCCAAACcgcttcctgtttttaaaatgcacctTTGAACTCAGATAACTTCATCCCATGTGACGGCGTCTGTAGACTCTTTTATTCCAGCCTTTGtgtcttcctctcttctctGGCGGAAAGTTCGGGGCCCGGGGCCACACTCTGCTCCCTGTCCTAATGTTTCTTGTCCTTGCTTTGAAGACCCTCCTCTTTTCTTTACAATTACAAACTGCTGTCATTCTCCAGTTTGAAAGCAGTACCCAGCACTCTGGAGCTCAGTTAATCAGGACATACTGCGTTAGGTGGACCTCTCCTCAATGCATTGAGGCATTTAGATGTTTTGCTAAAGTTCAAGCAATGCatgctctacaaaaaaaaatcagaaactaCTAATCTGAATGATAAAAGCAAAAGGAatgttaatggaaacacagctaatcGTTCAGAAATCGGTTCATTAACCTCTGAATTATTCTTCATTTGCTTCGCTCAGGACTTTCCGACTACAAATGAGCAAAGGTGTAGTTTTTCCTCAtttgcttcatatttttaaaaataaaaacagaacccAAGTTACCCTTTAGCTGAGGCCTGCTCTAAATGTACCGCTGGATGTCTGAAATGTATTCTTCCCCTTGTAAAGGACACAAACACGCAGACACTCGCTGGCAGCTCGTTCAGTTGTCTCTAAAAGCAGAGAAGGTGACCTATTTAAAAGGTTACTCTCTTCGCCCCCTGGCTGGATTAGAAAACAAAGCGTGAGCACTAAATTTATCCTGTTCCTTATCTGATGCTGCAGCCTAATCATGATAAGAAATATGTGCATCTTCCCGCCCCTGGATTAAATGCACTCTCCTCAGACTGCTGGAGCCATGAATAATGAGTCGTCATCACCCATCCATCTCACTGTGTGACTGGCCACTGGCAACGCAGCGATTTCACGCACTGGATACGGCCATTAGGGCGCTTTTACAATAAACTTCATGAAGTTTGTCATGCGGATAACGACAGAGTGGAGCATGTGAAACTGGAGCTTCATGGGTTTTGGTACAAAAAGATGAAAGGAGACGTTGGTAGAGGAGGAAAAGCCAAATGTCCAACACAGAAACTCATGTTTCCAGTTTCACATATGGTATCTTAATCTTGCATTTGTAACCCTTCTATGTTCGTCTCAGGTCCAGTAGGTTGACTTCACGACAGACACACTCAGGTTCACAGTATGTCG is a window of Gambusia affinis linkage group LG23, SWU_Gaff_1.0, whole genome shotgun sequence DNA encoding:
- the LOC122826647 gene encoding potassium voltage-gated channel subfamily A member 5 → MEIALVSFENGGAKGSGGGGGGGGNAEESCRNALEVPQPGFVQSGLGEEFGKELNTRGSPQQQQHHQQQQQRSPWKINDMNNTLSCSENAMDALLRADHSPHLFDEDMLDMDMDTESNERVLINIAGLRYETQLGTLNQFPDTLLGDPAKRIKYFDPLRNEYFFDRNRPSFDGILYFYQSGGKIRRPVNVSIDVFADEIRFYQLGEEAMERFREDEGFIKEEEKPLPQNEFQKQVWLIFEYPESSSPARGIAIVSVIVITISIITFCLETLPEFRDERELAVSSRLDNSTVPRPSVTFTDPFFIIETTCVIWFTFELIVRFFACPSKSEFSKTIMNIIDIMSIMPYFITVGTELAEQQGQEHQNGQQAMSLAILRVIRLVRVFRIFKLSRHSKGLQILGQTLKASMRELGLLIFFLFIGVILFSSAVYFAEADEPESHFSSIPDAFWWAVVTMTTVGSLKDDHSGGAESPEVKRKGSRTSVKSQDVEKNESDGASVEKANIKANSSMDFKKSLYAFCLDTRETDL